CACCTCCAGTTCCTAGCTGCCAGCTCATTCAGATATTCAGCACTATACACCAGGCCGACTGTGGAGAGAAGTCGCGTCAGAGCACTTACAAGTCAGATCACACACGCACTCCGACAACAACACAGCATGTTCACTAGACTCTTAATATTATTCATTCGTGTCATTAGAGTCTTCATGTCAGCATCAGATCTCATTTACAAGTGTTTATAAGCAACTGCGGGGACTAATCCGGGGGAACATGATACAGGATTTACTGATACAGAATCAGCTACTGTTAGGTTTTGAAGTTTATTGGTATGACTcgggcttcacacacacacacacacacacacacacacacacacacacacacacacacacacacacacacacacacaggataaaACGGCAgttgtgtgtttctcctccacGTACCCatgagcaggaagtgaaagaTCTGAGCTCTGTAGAACTTGCAGGTCACCAccgtcacacacaaacacacaacgtGGAACAGCAGCAGTCCGACGAGCCAAGGCTCCGACCACTGCACCTACACACAGTTaacgagaggaggagatgcAAAGAGAACCACGGGTGATTGGAGGGTGTTATCAGAGCTGCcgaactgaaatgaaaaactgcCAGAGACGTGTGTGTCTTCTAAAAACCGACTAGGCTCGAGCAGCTAGCTGTGAGGGCTAACGCTACGACTCGCTAGCGCCACGAATCGGGCATTAAACGTCCGACTTACCGACATGAGGAACGTCCATAACGACGTGATTCTAACATTGCTGAAGCCGTCGATGGGAACTGCGCTGATGTTCTCCGCTTTAGGCTCCGTCATCTTCAGAGAAAACAGCGAACTGCCCGATGACGGCGCCTCGGCTCATGTAAACAAGACAAGAGTGCGGAAGCAGCTTCTCTGTCGCAGTCGAAATACGTCATCAAGGAGCCTGAGCCCGATTGGTCCGATCttaatattttgattttcattattGAACGGTTGCAGTATAACGCGAACATGCAGTAATAATgtagttttaaaaacatgtcatcagTCCGGGTGCCTATTTGCTATTGATTTGAATACTTTTTGTTATCaattagaattattattttttttgctttatgaaaacggataaaatgtttgttttgaaatgaaatgctcaATGAAtggcagtgttttgttttataataataagtTTACATTGGTAAAACAAGGCGAATACACAGAgcagcatgaatgtgtgttgtgtttaaagAGATAGTTCAGAGGTACTGTTTTTCCCACTTTCCCTGAGTCAGAAAAACTTGTAAATTATTTCAGACAgacatctgttttattttgtgtagtCTAAAATTATGTCAAAGCGCAATATggttatcatatatatatatatatatatatatatatatatatatatatatatatatatatatatatatatatatatatatatatatatatatatatacatacacacatattcacacattcacaaagttgaattagatttttttaagtttccaaATGCGACTGTATATATTACTTTACATCAGCATAATgggttatatatatacaaatgcaGGCTTTGGAATTATTTCACCAACTCAAAATATTAATGACCCTTATTAGACTCCATACACAGCTttactgtttacatttttcatcccttttgtttacatttccaaTTTTTCAAACTTCACCAGCCTCTTCATACTAATTCAAGCCAGCAGTTCAGTTTAGCTTCATCTTGTGCCAGCTGCAATCTTTGACAATTGAGAAATGCTCTTGGGATCAGTGGTCCAACTTCCTCCACTCTGAGaagaggggtggaggggtggcCTAGTTTCCTTTTCACTGCATGTGGCCACATCCTTTCAGCCTTCGTTTACCAAATCATCAGGGAAGTGGCACTTGTCTTTCCTGTCTGCAAAGCCCTTTAATAGCTACCTGCCCAGATTAACTTCATCTGCCGCTGCAGAAAACATTCCTATGTAGTCACGCCTGTCCTGCTCTAGGTACCACATTTCCACATTATCCCTCTGCAAATATGCTAAAACCCGCTACATGCTCgaccaaataaaaaacattctttGAATCAAGAAAGGGcacatgcatttttcattatctaatAAAAGGGTTAGTAAGCGCACAGGCAATGTGTGATTTAAGGATACGGAGTGTATAAAGTTTATTAGGTCCATGCAAAAAGCATTTTTACAGCCTCTGTCTCTTATTCTATGATCTTAAATGTGGATTTTATGTAAATCAGATTAAAAAAGTAAGCCATATTGTTTATCATTATCTGTTTTTTCAGTGTCAACAATTAACAAGATCAacaatatgtctttttttcacagaagacattttaaCAAGACCTGTGCTTTTCCAACTGTGAAGAATGTCTGTTTTACCAAGAAATAACTTCCTAAATACTTACATCAAAATGAACATATGAGTGAAAAATAGGAAatttcaaatacacaaatatcaatatcaaaagGACTGCTGGTGGTATATACACAAATGTTTGTaaagaaagtggaggagatTCAGGTGCATCAGCTCAGGTGCCAGTTCTCCCTCGGTGGAAGTCAGGGACAAAAGTAGCCGCCACGGTGATTGGAGTAGAGTAGCCGAGGGCAAAATTGTATAGACCAAGCATCAGACACTTCCAGGTGGAGCGCAGTGCTTTGCCAAcattctgaaaaacaaacaaacagaaaattaattttcaattcTGTGGATTTCAACAGTAATTATCAGAAAATCTGTTCAGTCATTCAGAGGATGTGGGCCATGGTAAATTAACAGAGATCGAGGCCGAgtcaaaaatgttgtttttttccaatgtgaTTATTTCCCTGGCTTATCCCACCACACAAATCAggtcatcattatttttattaacacAATATTGAAATGACAGCAAGTGCTCAAATCGTTTACTGGTGATTTTAAAAGAACAGCAGAATAAGTATATATGAGCTCAGTAATCCCACATATGGAAAGTTTAAGAACAATAGCACAGCAGGGGGAGTTGTACAGAGTGTTTTTAaacctaaaatgtaaataaggCATCCTGTGAACACTATTGTCTCCTGTTCTTTTCGAACAGGAAAGGGCCGCCCGGCTGAAGCGGATACAGGAAgtctgttgattaaaaaaacccacaagcaGAAACAATCCTACTTCCTCAGAGTGGTATGTAAGAATACCTCAGCTCACTTCTTGAACTGATGaagaaattattaataataatgaatctCTTTGAAATTAGCTAATAAATGGTCCTTGAGTTCCTAAAACTATTCTTTAGGGCGAGAATGAACGTTAACAGAGTTAAGTATTAATAGCAAACATGTCGCTTCAGTTTCGACAGGTATATGTGGACCACAGCTGACTGATAAGAGTCAGTATTGTTCAGTATTTAGCACAAGTGCCTGGTCACTGATAAACCCACAGTAAATCATGTTTGATGTCACATTTCAGAACCTATTTCCTTGTAAATGTCGCTGTTAGGTCAGTAGATGTTGTCAAAGGGACCCATTGGCTTATGACAATAATCACCCAATGATAATTATTAACTTGATCACGTTTGTAGTAATAATTAAAGAGATAAAAACTTTGATCTGAAATGATCTGATTACTTTTGATGAGCAGTTTTGAAAGATTCATTACCCCGCTAGCTTTGCAGTGTAACAGTATAAATAGAataaacaaatcatttcaaaaaggtCGTTTGATGccataacaaaagaaaaaagaaaacagcttttaaCTTACCTACACTGGAActgcaagaaaaaacacatgattaATCAATTTTAAGTTATTCTTTAAAAGTCTCTTCGTTGCAGCACCATGACATAAAGTCATGTATTGTTCTTATGTTCATTGaatattaaacatttcaaacataatAATATGAAGCAGGTCAAAAACaatcctccgtcctccatctATTCTGTTAAGTCTAataaagataagatatgatataaAACAGTATATAGTTAATAGTTAACAGTACCCTTACACATTAATGATTTGTTTACCCGACATTTTACAGCAtgtattctcacacacacacacacacacacacacacagtgtttagatgtttatttttttgagtCATTTCCTCATCAATCACGTGTATGGGCTTTACAGCACACTGTCCTGTGCAGTAAATTTTCTCTGCCACGCACCAGCAGACAGAAGCATCGAGAGGTGGCACACACACCGATGCTTTAAGGCTCTTCAATGAGTGTAATCTCTGGCTTTAGTCTGTCTGGGTCAATGTGAGCCCAGAAGTCAGGGCCGGCACTCCGAGAGGAGCTTGTGCTGGTTGCCAAAGAGAACGCAGCTGTAATATGTATGTGATTATTCAGATGGACTGGAGATAATTACTGATCATGCATGTATAATTTTAAGATTATGCCATTTTTAGGGATCTTTGGAATCTAAACTGTAAAGTTCAGCTGTCTAAATACTTCGATGACCAGCAATTACCTCAGTAATCAGAAAAATTATCAGGGATATTTGGGGTAATTATTGCAGATGCAGAACAGAACACACCATACCAAAACAACCCACATGTTGTGCGAATTAAAATTTTAAGGTTAAGTAATAGCATGAAGTTGACAACAACTTTGGAGTTTTCACCGGTCATTAATtctattattattctattagaACAATTTGAGGCTGATTAATTCCCCAACTGTGATTCATCTTTTAACTTACCCACAATGAAGCTACAAAGCAAAGACAAAGGGGCAGGAGATGAAGGATCATCAAAAGGCTACTGCCAGAGTACACACTGTATTTGCAAGCATTTAGTGTTAtgaacattttaagaaatgtgGTATGATACCAACCTTCTTtacttttttgtacttttctttctttcttgtcttctcttcctcctttgctATTCCTCGGGCCTCATCATCCACCAGTGGCTCATACCTCTCTGGCAGAAAGGCAAAGTGAACTTCTCGATGGCACTTCTCCTTTTGTCTGCCGTCGTCCGCCACAGCATGGCTGCCATCGCAGGCAGAGTTCTCCACACTCTCCGTGGGATCCACAAAGTCCATATGTCGCCGATACTTGCACGCCGACCCTAAGTTCAGAGTCTGGCCTGGCGCCGCCGCTGAATTTCTGTTAAACAACCTCGATGGAAGAGATTTAGGCTTCATGTTGTCTCCTTGTAGTAGTTCTCAGGGATGCATTGGAAAAAGCACCACCTTGCCGCAGGAGGTCAGGTATGTTGTCAAGAGACGTTTTGTGCATGAGTGGAAGTGCATTCCAGTGGACCGCCGCGTGTTGGAGGCTGGGCATAGAGCCCTTAAAGGTGCAAATCCTTCCTCACATGACTGACCTTAATTGTTCTCAGGGTTTCTGGTTGAATGTTTCAATGCAGATCTAAATCAAAATGACTTTCATCCAGTGAATAATAAGTAGAACTGAGGAAAAAGATTGACGATTATGTGTTTGCTGGGTCTTGACACACAAAAAGATTCTGAACTATTGAGCAAATtcgtaaaaaggaaaaaaagaaaaatgttggaatcatcaaaagtggaaaaactttATCTTGCCTATATCCTGAAATATGTATCCATGTGTAGAGACCCCCACCAACATTGCATCTGTTTATTAACTTTTTTGCTTTAATGAATAACATTAAATGAACAACTAAACAACTTTCAAGgcatttaagtttttttgaCATAGGTTATAAAAACATTTACCCCCTGTGTAAACCTCGGAATTTAAGTCAATGTTATTGTACAAAACATTTAATACACAGATTTCAAAAGACAACTTTGAAAAATTTTAAATGACAGAACTAAAACCTTAAAACCTGAGCCCACTTGAAGACGATGTGTGTGCACTTTTTTGAACAACGGTTTCCTTAAAAAACAGGAATCAATGTATAACTCTGTGTCAGACTCATGGAGGGTCTCAGCACCTCATCTGATGTTAAACTGAGCCGGCAGTGCTACTGGTCCTCATCTTGATTTGTTGGTGCGTTGTTTTGGCCACGGTCTGGATCCTTCAGTCGCAGGATGCGGATGATTTTGCTCACAGGAAGagtactgaaaaaaaaaacaggagaaagcAACAAAGATGAC
This sequence is a window from Scophthalmus maximus strain ysfricsl-2021 chromosome 18, ASM2237912v1, whole genome shotgun sequence. Protein-coding genes within it:
- the tmem18 gene encoding transmembrane protein 18, with the protein product MTEPKAENISAVPIDGFSNVRITSLWTFLMSVQWSEPWLVGLLLFHVVCLCVTVVTCKFYRAQIFHFLLMVGLVYSAEYLNELAARNWRSFSNFQYFDSKGMFISLLYSIPLLLNTVVIVMVWVYRTFSTMTELKTLQLKRRLRREKREKSD
- the LOC118289748 gene encoding uncharacterized protein C1orf115 isoform X1 — translated: MKPKSLPSRLFNRNSAAAPGQTLNLGSACKYRRHMDFVDPTESVENSACDGSHAVADDGRQKEKCHREVHFAFLPERYEPLVDDEARGIAKEEEKTRKKEKYKKVKKNVGKALRSTWKCLMLGLYNFALGYSTPITVAATFVPDFHRGRTGT
- the LOC118289748 gene encoding uncharacterized protein C1orf115 isoform X2, whose product is MKPKSLPSRLFNRNSAAAPGQTLNLGSACKYRRHMDFVDPTESVENSACDGSHAVADDGRQKEKCHREVHFAFLPERYEPLVDDEARGIAKEEEKTRKKEKYKKVKKLHCGSSVECWQSTALHLEVSDAWSIQFCPRLLYSNHRGGYFCP
- the LOC118289748 gene encoding uncharacterized protein C1orf115 isoform X3; translated protein: MKPKSLPSRLFNRNSAAAPGQTLNLGSACKYRRHMDFVDPTESVENSACDGSHAVADDGRQKEKCHREVHFAFLPERYEPLVDDEARGIAKEEEKTRKKEKYKKVKKFQCRMLAKHCAPPGSV